A single window of Bacteroidota bacterium DNA harbors:
- a CDS encoding T9SS type A sorting domain-containing protein, whose translation MKQLLIFVVCLVGLSGTRLLGQDLVWVKQLGGASAEQGSGIFVDGSGSSITVGIFGGTIDFDPGPNAFSMNAASGGGGYIRKLDGSGNFIWAKQFGGRGWKIDQNSVGETYIVGEFTGTGDFDPGTGVANLTALAATDIFVLKLDMAGDFLWVKQMSGASNERAYNLHVDNSGNILITGEFMGNVDFDPNAGLYNLTSTQNSNDIFVAKLDPNGNFLWAKSIGGIYGDRGYGVFTDANDEVYTTGYFADVVDFDPNSGITLLTANGSLGYPDAFVVKLTAFGDFVWAKSWGSATGDDEGRDLILDQNDKLNVAGSIMGTADFDPNNGVFNLTGTGFVTKLAASDGSFQSAFCFPEGNVIVHSFALDQSGNRYLAGNFSSNGLIDFDPGSGVTQLQSLGINDVFLAKIGSLENLIWAVKVGSTLNDLNWDVKIHDRFIYSTGSFRNICDFDPGNGTLNVTTAGLEDAYDLKLTRCNHSSETISPIVCDTYTSPSGQILTTTGTYQDTIPNVGGCDSIITINLTINPSAASTLTAISCTGSYLSPSGNQVWTVSGTYLDTLSTINGCDSVITVNLSVNSVNATATAAGNTITASASGATYQWLDCNNGFAAISGETGQSFSPAISGNYAVAVTENGCTDTSACIQMTIIGIQNAEIAALVTVFPNPSAGQFRIEGKNVVWTGLTVFNALGQPVHRDVTSNCNLNLTFLPKGVYLLRIETADLGFIQKLIQIQ comes from the coding sequence ATGAAACAGCTTTTAATTTTTGTGGTTTGCCTCGTCGGGCTGAGTGGGACTCGGCTATTGGGGCAGGATTTGGTTTGGGTGAAGCAGCTAGGGGGTGCGAGCGCAGAACAAGGATCTGGGATCTTCGTTGACGGCTCAGGAAGCTCCATCACCGTCGGAATTTTTGGTGGAACAATTGATTTTGATCCAGGTCCAAATGCATTTAGTATGAATGCTGCCTCTGGCGGCGGTGGATACATTCGAAAATTAGACGGTTCAGGGAATTTCATTTGGGCTAAGCAATTTGGAGGCAGAGGATGGAAAATTGACCAGAACTCAGTTGGCGAGACTTATATCGTAGGAGAATTCACTGGGACAGGCGACTTTGACCCAGGGACAGGAGTTGCCAATTTGACGGCCTTAGCTGCCACGGATATTTTCGTTCTGAAGCTAGATATGGCCGGCGATTTCCTCTGGGTCAAACAAATGTCTGGAGCAAGTAACGAAAGGGCATACAATCTTCACGTTGACAATTCAGGGAACATTCTTATTACAGGGGAATTCATGGGGAATGTAGATTTTGACCCAAATGCTGGGCTTTACAACTTGACCTCAACCCAAAATTCTAATGATATCTTCGTTGCGAAATTAGACCCTAATGGAAATTTTCTATGGGCGAAATCCATCGGAGGGATATATGGAGATCGGGGCTACGGGGTATTCACCGATGCTAATGACGAAGTATACACAACCGGATATTTTGCAGATGTCGTTGATTTTGATCCCAATTCAGGAATTACCCTACTCACGGCCAACGGTTCTCTTGGGTATCCTGACGCATTTGTAGTTAAGTTGACAGCATTTGGCGACTTTGTTTGGGCAAAAAGTTGGGGTTCCGCAACAGGTGACGATGAAGGGAGGGATTTGATCCTAGATCAAAATGACAAACTTAATGTTGCTGGAAGCATCATGGGCACCGCAGACTTTGATCCCAATAATGGTGTGTTTAATCTGACGGGAACTGGATTTGTAACGAAACTTGCCGCGTCCGATGGTAGCTTTCAGAGTGCGTTTTGCTTCCCGGAAGGAAATGTTATTGTTCATTCCTTTGCATTGGATCAATCCGGCAACCGCTATCTTGCTGGGAATTTCTCTAGCAATGGCTTGATTGACTTTGATCCAGGTTCTGGTGTCACACAACTTCAAAGCCTTGGGATCAATGATGTTTTCTTGGCAAAAATTGGATCTCTCGAGAATCTCATTTGGGCCGTGAAGGTCGGAAGCACCTTAAATGACCTCAATTGGGACGTCAAAATACATGATCGGTTCATCTACTCGACAGGATCTTTTCGAAATATTTGTGATTTTGATCCTGGAAATGGCACACTGAATGTTACCACCGCAGGTCTCGAGGATGCCTATGATCTCAAACTCACCCGTTGCAACCATTCGAGTGAAACAATTTCCCCAATTGTCTGCGACACGTATACTTCACCATCCGGCCAGATTCTGACAACCACCGGCACCTACCAAGATACCATCCCCAACGTTGGTGGCTGCGACAGCATCATCACCATCAACTTGACGATCAATCCTTCCGCTGCATCGACACTCACGGCCATTTCCTGCACGGGCTCCTACCTCTCCCCTAGTGGTAACCAAGTTTGGACGGTTTCCGGGACTTATCTCGATACGCTTTCAACGATCAATGGCTGCGACAGTGTGATCACGGTGAATCTTTCTGTGAATTCGGTGAACGCAACTGCCACAGCAGCAGGCAATACCATCACAGCTTCCGCCTCTGGCGCGACCTACCAATGGTTGGATTGCAACAATGGCTTTGCAGCAATTTCGGGCGAAACAGGGCAATCCTTTTCTCCTGCGATCTCCGGCAACTACGCCGTGGCCGTTACTGAAAATGGCTGCACAGATACGTCTGCTTGTATCCAAATGACCATTATCGGCATTCAAAACGCTGAAATTGCTGCATTGGTTACGGTATTCCCCAATCCGAGCGCTGGCCAATTTCGCATCGAAGGCAAGAATGTCGTTTGGACCGGCCTTACCGTGTTCAATGCATTGGGCCAACCCGTCCACCGCGATGTCACTTCCAATTGCAACTTGAACTTGACTTTCTTGCCCAAGGGCGTGTACCTGCTGCGCATTGAAACCGCCGATCTGGGATTCATCCAAAAATTGATTCAAATTCAATAA
- a CDS encoding TerB family tellurite resistance protein encodes MAKKQEFTYEQIEPLIVFQENDGRNVFVEFALPGSQEVFESKANIKKSNDIGSKVKRRVASVATSQARMVASRAIRGVVGGGVIGRLSTTAMTTAAQEVRPGQGPSEEDVHNAIVDAFMRVKDNFHFDEVSGEWGKALIAPPPPPKSPFEEQINAHPIADPHDKNVFARAMAELAYADGTISKEESEFFKAIIPVDQPSLDRLAKADPVSKVEAEEVTQGVKATIYMMAWVIALIDLEMDPVEEELLMEYADVFGLPDNRREELIKFAKFYVMEQNIDPDEPREDLFQVADKIKLNHDDAERCRIAYKRRVG; translated from the coding sequence ATGGCTAAGAAACAAGAATTTACCTACGAGCAAATCGAGCCGCTGATCGTCTTTCAGGAGAATGACGGTCGGAATGTATTTGTCGAATTTGCACTTCCCGGCTCGCAGGAGGTCTTTGAAAGCAAGGCCAATATCAAGAAAAGCAATGATATCGGCTCGAAGGTCAAACGCCGGGTTGCCTCGGTTGCGACAAGTCAGGCGCGCATGGTTGCATCGCGCGCGATCCGTGGCGTAGTTGGCGGCGGAGTCATAGGCAGACTTTCGACCACGGCGATGACGACGGCTGCGCAGGAAGTCAGACCTGGGCAGGGGCCTTCAGAAGAGGATGTGCACAATGCCATCGTCGATGCATTTATGCGGGTCAAGGACAATTTCCATTTCGATGAAGTGTCCGGCGAATGGGGCAAAGCCCTGATTGCACCTCCCCCACCCCCCAAGTCGCCGTTTGAGGAGCAAATCAATGCGCATCCCATTGCGGACCCGCACGACAAAAACGTCTTTGCACGCGCCATGGCCGAGCTCGCCTACGCCGACGGCACCATCAGCAAGGAAGAATCCGAATTTTTCAAAGCGATCATTCCAGTGGATCAACCTTCGCTGGACCGCTTGGCAAAAGCCGATCCCGTTTCCAAAGTGGAGGCCGAAGAGGTCACACAGGGTGTAAAAGCTACCATTTACATGATGGCTTGGGTGATTGCACTCATCGACTTGGAAATGGATCCGGTCGAAGAGGAATTGCTCATGGAATACGCCGATGTCTTCGGATTGCCCGACAACCGTCGCGAGGAATTGATCAAGTTTGCCAAATTTTATGTGATGGAGCAAAACATCGATCCTGATGAACCGCGCGAAGACCTGTTTCAGGTCGCCGACAAAATCAAACTCAACCACGACGACGCGGAACGCTGTCGGATTGCGTATAAGCGGCGCGTTGGATGA
- a CDS encoding OmpA family protein, whose product MAHIGVAQGNESGKATRLQNTRYWEKEIPAYKKVLENGQHPTVMEKLADCYRMTGDLEKAEIWYKKAIENGNQNNTCRLNYAKVLQSNGKYQEAKDQFVLYEEISGEYALGDKYIASCEMAMKLKDDRNRYEIQPVTRLNTSYSDIIAINSRDEIVFATRGKRSEIGTLRAKSDKSESSDYDFYEARKHGDGTIADIKAVKGINSPYDDVGAVKMPGSDLVLFTRGADQGPSKKKTVGNNEPTREVKILGAKKMGRKMEQVGDLPINFADGNSNFHPAVHPSGDMIVFASDRLGGQGGTDLYMVRRVEGKWSKPENLGPSVNSVGDELFPTFNKQGHLFFASDGNVGYGGLDLFTADFANNQWSGTTNMGTGINSPKDDFGIIWDATTSSGYFNSNRNPNSGDDIYSFKRTPGITGQVFDGLTKEVLPGSIVRLKDINGNEKIIIADGIGQFAEPCKDNTGYLITIDAPGFHTWRDTFWTKSIPQGRDINLDVYLEVEQMFELNGMVHDQADGMRLGDAAIQVIQDGNIQRTLNASSDSADYRVRLKPGDDYTVIFRKDDYVPRIVNLSLTNFRGVEVRTRNVPMQRGQYVLINGTVSEDGTAGTPISHAAIQIVNNNTQQVVDSAMSLKNGTFWVAIPWDSISNYSIISAKEGYFATSHHIAVRDSSDMMVNIAMRDADFGLDNSIKVIHYGYNQTTLDIISKKDLNEIYFFLMRNPLAKLEVRSHTDSRGTSKYNLELSRRRSESVIKYIQARKPLPDDRFVSWGFGEEFLVNDCIDNVPCDENSHALNRRTELKVVEH is encoded by the coding sequence ATGGCACACATCGGTGTGGCGCAAGGCAATGAATCCGGCAAGGCAACGCGTCTCCAAAATACCCGTTATTGGGAAAAGGAGATTCCTGCATATAAGAAGGTGTTGGAAAATGGTCAGCACCCGACTGTCATGGAGAAGCTGGCCGATTGCTACCGCATGACGGGAGATTTGGAAAAGGCGGAAATTTGGTACAAAAAAGCGATTGAAAACGGCAACCAAAACAATACTTGCCGTCTCAACTATGCCAAAGTGCTCCAAAGCAATGGCAAGTACCAAGAGGCCAAGGATCAATTTGTATTGTATGAAGAGATTTCGGGCGAATATGCCTTGGGAGACAAATACATCGCCTCTTGTGAGATGGCCATGAAGCTCAAGGATGACCGCAACCGGTATGAAATCCAGCCCGTAACACGCCTCAACACAAGCTATTCCGATATTATTGCGATCAATTCTCGCGACGAAATCGTTTTTGCAACGCGCGGCAAGCGTTCTGAAATCGGTACTTTGCGCGCAAAATCAGACAAGTCCGAGTCGTCTGACTATGATTTTTACGAAGCACGTAAGCATGGAGATGGCACGATTGCAGACATCAAAGCCGTGAAAGGGATCAACAGCCCTTACGACGATGTGGGCGCAGTCAAGATGCCGGGCAGCGATTTGGTACTTTTTACCCGTGGTGCTGATCAGGGACCATCGAAGAAAAAGACGGTGGGTAACAACGAACCCACCCGCGAAGTCAAAATTTTGGGCGCCAAGAAAATGGGCCGCAAAATGGAGCAGGTAGGCGACCTTCCGATCAATTTTGCTGACGGAAATTCCAACTTCCATCCTGCTGTACATCCAAGTGGGGACATGATTGTATTTGCCAGCGATCGCCTTGGCGGTCAAGGCGGTACAGATTTGTACATGGTGCGTCGCGTCGAAGGCAAATGGAGCAAGCCCGAGAACTTGGGTCCCTCCGTCAATTCGGTAGGTGACGAATTGTTCCCGACCTTCAACAAGCAAGGACACTTGTTTTTTGCTTCTGACGGCAACGTCGGCTACGGAGGGCTTGACCTTTTTACCGCGGATTTTGCCAACAATCAGTGGAGCGGAACCACCAACATGGGAACCGGCATCAATTCGCCGAAAGACGATTTCGGGATTATTTGGGACGCTACGACCTCTTCGGGTTATTTCAATTCGAATCGCAATCCCAATTCAGGAGATGATATTTACAGCTTCAAGCGCACACCGGGCATCACCGGCCAAGTGTTTGACGGCTTGACCAAGGAAGTTTTGCCAGGCTCGATCGTGCGTCTGAAAGACATCAACGGCAACGAGAAGATCATTATTGCCGATGGCATCGGTCAGTTTGCTGAGCCTTGCAAGGACAATACGGGCTACCTCATTACGATCGATGCCCCTGGATTCCACACTTGGAGAGATACCTTCTGGACCAAGTCGATTCCACAAGGCCGCGACATCAATTTGGATGTGTACCTCGAGGTCGAGCAGATGTTTGAGCTCAATGGCATGGTGCATGACCAAGCCGACGGTATGCGCTTGGGTGACGCTGCGATTCAAGTGATTCAGGACGGAAACATTCAGCGCACGTTGAATGCAAGCAGTGATTCTGCAGATTACCGTGTGCGTTTGAAGCCTGGCGATGACTATACGGTGATCTTCCGCAAGGACGACTACGTACCGCGTATCGTCAACCTCTCCTTGACCAATTTCCGCGGGGTGGAAGTGCGCACGAGAAATGTGCCGATGCAACGTGGTCAATATGTCCTGATCAATGGCACCGTTTCAGAAGACGGTACAGCCGGAACGCCGATTTCGCATGCGGCGATTCAGATCGTCAACAACAATACACAACAAGTGGTGGATTCGGCGATGTCGCTCAAGAATGGCACCTTCTGGGTTGCGATTCCTTGGGATTCGATTTCCAATTATTCGATCATTTCGGCGAAGGAAGGCTATTTTGCTACAAGTCACCACATTGCGGTTCGCGATTCCAGTGACATGATGGTCAACATTGCCATGCGTGATGCCGATTTCGGATTGGACAACAGCATCAAGGTGATCCACTACGGATACAACCAAACGACGCTGGACATCATTTCGAAGAAGGATCTGAATGAAATTTACTTCTTCTTGATGCGTAACCCCTTGGCAAAGCTTGAGGTACGTTCACATACGGATTCACGCGGTACGAGCAAGTACAATCTTGAACTCTCTCGCCGTCGCAGCGAATCCGTGATCAAGTACATCCAAGCACGGAAGCCGCTTCCCGATGACAGGTTTGTTTCTTGGGGATTTGGTGAAGAATTTTTGGTGAATGATTGCATCGACAATGTACCTTGCGATGAAAACAGTCACGCACTCAACCGTCGCACGGAGCTCAAGGTTGTGGAGCATTGA
- a CDS encoding response regulator yields MVGTSPKKLKCLLIDADVNALRELSRVVINNPMLELANTCKTGRAAVHFLKETKVDLILINPALPDANGFDLMASLPDSPIVVIISDRQDYAYFAYRIEALDYRIKPIAPDILNQIVDRVTRQLALIEAFDKVQAESN; encoded by the coding sequence ATGGTCGGAACTAGTCCAAAAAAGCTCAAATGTTTGCTCATCGACGCAGATGTCAACGCGTTGCGGGAACTCTCCCGTGTGGTCATCAACAACCCGATGTTGGAATTGGCCAATACCTGCAAAACCGGAAGGGCTGCTGTTCACTTTTTGAAGGAGACCAAGGTGGATTTGATCCTGATCAATCCGGCGCTCCCGGATGCGAATGGATTTGACCTGATGGCTTCGCTCCCGGATTCACCGATTGTGGTCATCATTTCCGATCGTCAGGACTACGCCTATTTTGCCTACCGCATCGAGGCATTGGACTATCGGATCAAACCGATTGCGCCCGACATCCTCAACCAAATTGTCGACAGGGTTACGCGGCAATTGGCGCTGATTGAGGCCTTTGATAAAGTGCAAGCTGAGAGCAATTAA
- a CDS encoding bifunctional (p)ppGpp synthetase/guanosine-3',5'-bis(diphosphate) 3'-pyrophosphohydrolase, translated as MNWTQEAYVKALNFASDHHKGQLVPGTDRPYDTHLAKVTMEVIAALHFHPDANGDLAVQCALLHDSIEDTHADYEAVAAQFGEDVAQGVMALTKDKSRPKVEQMQDSLHRILQQPREIAMVKLADRITNLAPPPAHWTREKCQAYQVEAQRILDALGDSSEFLATRLLEKIAAYPIPS; from the coding sequence ATGAACTGGACGCAGGAAGCTTATGTCAAGGCGCTCAATTTCGCCTCTGACCACCACAAAGGGCAACTTGTGCCCGGGACCGATCGGCCCTACGACACGCATTTGGCCAAGGTGACGATGGAAGTCATCGCGGCCTTGCATTTTCATCCGGATGCGAATGGGGATTTGGCGGTGCAATGTGCTTTGCTGCATGACAGCATCGAAGACACGCATGCTGATTACGAGGCTGTTGCCGCACAATTCGGAGAAGACGTGGCCCAAGGCGTAATGGCATTGACCAAGGATAAAAGCCGACCCAAAGTTGAGCAAATGCAAGACAGCCTTCACCGAATTTTGCAGCAGCCAAGGGAAATCGCCATGGTGAAGCTTGCAGATCGCATCACCAATCTCGCGCCGCCTCCCGCGCATTGGACAAGGGAAAAATGCCAAGCCTATCAAGTGGAGGCGCAAAGGATATTGGATGCATTGGGAGACTCCAGTGAATTCCTTGCAACAAGGCTTTTGGAAAAAATTGCGGCGTATCCCATTCCCAGTTAA
- a CDS encoding RNA-binding transcriptional accessory protein, which produces MTDAFVQRIASETGLQPRSIAAVLELLADGATVPFIARYRKEATGSLDEVEITTIRDRDKQLRELAARKEAILSSISEQGLLTPDLKKKVENAATLTELEDIYLPYRPKRRTRATIAKEKGLEPLAELLFAQGGGNPAQLATKFVNTAKGVADVDEALAGARDIIAERINEDERARTRIRGLFERKGMIVTKVLKGKEEEGAKYRDYFHWEESLAKAPSHRVLAMRRAEKEKIISMGIEPEESQALETLNRLFLKGYGPMAEQVEMAIKDGYKRLLSPSMETEMRLESKRKADVEAIKVFAENMRQLLLAAPLGSKRVLALDPGFRTGCKVVVLDPQGKLLRNDVIYPHTGSGQAAQAAAKTSALIEEFKIEAIALGNGTAGRETESFLRGLGLPKDLPIVLVNESGASIYSASEVAREEFPDEDLTVRGAVSIGRRLMDPLAELVKIDPKSIGVGQYQHDVDQNLLKGSLDDVVESCVNGVGVELNTASKQLLTYVSGLGPSLAANIVSYREKNGPFKSRSALLKVPRLGEKAYQQAAGFLRIRGAANPLDTSAVHPESYPIVDRMAKDLNCTVADLMQKEEIRKQIKLEKYVTAEVGMPTLKDILKELAKPGRDPRAEFEALQFKEGINAIADLEEGMELPGVVTNITRFGAFVDIGVHQDGMVHISEMADRFVRDPAEVVKVQQKVMVRVVEVDKVRKRIALSMKGIRQ; this is translated from the coding sequence ATGACCGACGCATTTGTTCAAAGAATCGCATCAGAGACGGGATTGCAGCCCCGCAGCATTGCCGCCGTGCTGGAATTGTTGGCGGATGGCGCGACTGTGCCCTTTATCGCACGTTACCGCAAGGAAGCTACAGGCAGCTTGGACGAGGTGGAAATCACCACCATTCGTGACCGCGACAAGCAACTCCGCGAATTGGCAGCCCGCAAGGAGGCAATTTTGAGTTCGATCAGCGAGCAAGGTTTGCTCACGCCCGACCTCAAAAAGAAGGTGGAAAACGCTGCCACCCTCACCGAACTGGAAGACATCTACCTCCCCTACCGACCCAAGCGGCGCACACGCGCAACCATTGCCAAGGAAAAAGGACTTGAACCGCTCGCTGAACTCCTGTTTGCACAGGGCGGCGGCAACCCGGCACAACTTGCTACCAAGTTTGTGAATACCGCAAAAGGCGTTGCGGATGTTGATGAGGCCCTCGCAGGTGCGCGTGACATCATCGCCGAGCGCATCAACGAAGACGAGCGTGCCCGCACACGCATCCGCGGACTGTTTGAACGCAAGGGAATGATCGTGACCAAAGTGCTGAAAGGCAAGGAGGAAGAAGGTGCCAAATACCGCGATTATTTCCATTGGGAGGAAAGCCTCGCCAAGGCGCCCAGTCACCGCGTCTTGGCCATGCGCCGCGCGGAAAAGGAGAAAATCATCAGCATGGGCATCGAGCCGGAGGAATCCCAAGCCCTTGAAACCCTCAATCGCCTCTTTCTCAAAGGCTACGGCCCGATGGCAGAGCAAGTCGAAATGGCCATCAAAGACGGCTACAAGCGTCTGCTTTCCCCATCCATGGAAACCGAAATGCGCCTGGAAAGCAAGCGCAAGGCCGATGTGGAGGCGATCAAGGTATTTGCGGAGAACATGCGGCAGCTACTTTTGGCCGCTCCTTTGGGTTCCAAGCGCGTATTGGCACTTGACCCTGGATTTCGGACCGGCTGCAAAGTGGTCGTGCTTGATCCGCAGGGAAAATTGCTGCGCAACGATGTGATCTATCCGCATACGGGTTCGGGACAAGCTGCGCAGGCGGCGGCCAAAACGAGTGCCTTGATCGAAGAATTCAAAATCGAGGCGATTGCGTTGGGCAACGGAACCGCGGGCCGTGAAACGGAGAGCTTTTTGCGCGGCTTGGGTCTGCCCAAGGACCTGCCCATTGTCTTGGTCAATGAAAGTGGTGCCTCGATTTATTCAGCCTCGGAAGTCGCGCGCGAGGAATTTCCTGACGAAGACCTGACCGTGCGGGGCGCAGTTTCCATCGGCCGCAGGTTGATGGATCCCTTGGCTGAATTGGTAAAAATCGATCCAAAGTCCATCGGTGTCGGCCAATATCAACACGATGTCGACCAAAACTTGCTCAAGGGCAGTCTCGATGACGTCGTGGAAAGCTGCGTGAATGGCGTCGGCGTCGAATTGAACACTGCAAGCAAACAATTGCTGACCTACGTGTCCGGACTCGGACCTTCTCTTGCAGCCAATATCGTGAGCTACCGCGAGAAAAATGGTCCCTTTAAAAGCCGCTCGGCGTTGCTCAAGGTGCCACGCCTTGGCGAAAAGGCTTATCAGCAGGCCGCAGGATTTTTGCGCATCCGCGGGGCAGCCAATCCTTTGGATACCTCGGCGGTGCACCCGGAAAGTTATCCGATTGTAGACCGTATGGCCAAGGACCTCAATTGCACCGTCGCTGATCTGATGCAAAAAGAGGAGATTCGGAAGCAGATCAAACTGGAAAAATATGTCACAGCCGAGGTCGGAATGCCAACTTTGAAGGACATTCTCAAGGAATTGGCCAAGCCGGGACGCGATCCCCGCGCCGAATTTGAGGCCTTGCAATTCAAGGAGGGCATCAATGCGATCGCGGACCTTGAAGAAGGCATGGAATTACCGGGCGTGGTGACCAATATTACCCGATTTGGCGCATTTGTCGATATCGGCGTTCATCAAGACGGAATGGTCCATATTTCGGAAATGGCGGATCGATTTGTACGTGACCCGGCCGAGGTCGTCAAGGTGCAACAAAAAGTGATGGTCAGGGTGGTGGAAGTGGACAAGGTGCGCAAACGCATTGCCTTGAGCATGAAAGGAATCAGGCAATGA
- a CDS encoding BlaI/MecI/CopY family transcriptional regulator, with product METLRPTDSELEILQVLWEKGACTVREVNDVLGTRREIGYTTTLKLMQIMHEKGLLLREKDGRGHVYASAAKREVTQRALLDRFLENAFAGSAMQLVLQTLGGHKASPAEIDQIRAYLDTIEKDSTK from the coding sequence ATGGAAACTTTAAGACCTACAGATTCGGAGTTGGAGATCCTGCAAGTTTTGTGGGAAAAGGGGGCTTGTACGGTGCGTGAAGTCAATGATGTATTGGGTACGCGCCGAGAAATCGGCTATACCACGACATTGAAACTCATGCAAATCATGCACGAAAAGGGGCTTTTGTTGCGCGAAAAGGATGGACGTGGCCACGTTTATGCTTCCGCCGCCAAACGCGAAGTCACCCAACGTGCCCTGCTCGACCGGTTCCTCGAAAATGCATTTGCAGGGTCGGCCATGCAACTTGTACTGCAAACCTTGGGTGGCCATAAAGCCAGCCCCGCCGAAATCGATCAGATTCGCGCGTATTTGGACACCATTGAAAAAGATTCAACAAAATGA